In Debaryomyces hansenii CBS767 chromosome B complete sequence, one genomic interval encodes:
- a CDS encoding DEHA2B05566p (similar to uniprot|Q01926 Saccharomyces cerevisiae YOR334w MRS2 mitochondrial inner membrane Mg(2+) channel), producing the protein MNTADIPEGISESFVDHQFEPNKLVPTNDKKIIYNRLKPITPNDSYVSCTIFDIKGNITAVSRKYPKMKFLKGNDLFPRDLRKIDTSSIDVVPSIMVRSPNCILVNLLHIKAIIKKDSVMVFDTSTPSIATKLGLFMYDLEMKLKLPSGNICYEFRALESILISVMSYLEADLRNHLQGCGLILAELEDEIDRNKLQDLLIKSKKLSSFYQKAVLIRNVLEELLDNDEDLAGMYLTDPIKFDPTIENPTDFADLEMMLESYYKQCDEFVQQAGSLINDIKATEEIVNIILDTNRNSLMLFELKITVYTLGFTVATLLPAFYGMNLKNYIEESTFGFGAVAVFSIIQGLLIIMLSFRKLRKVQKLTMMDGAGNHLHHSSSPIGLMNKDKWYYRLFYGNRHTKYDRPTPKESDVIWRMINDDKPLK; encoded by the coding sequence TTTGAGCCTAATAAGCTTGTTCCTACAAAcgataaaaaaataatctACAATAGGTTGAAACCAATTACGCCGAATGATTCGTATGTATCGTGCACAATATTCGACATTAAAGGTAACATTACAGCAGTCTCTCGAAAATATCctaaaatgaaatttcttAAAGGTAACGACTTATTCCCTCGAGATCTCCGAAAAATCGATACATCTTCAATCGATGTGGTGCCACTGATTATGGTCCGTTCCCCCAATTGCATACTTGTAAATCTACTCCATATTAAGGCTATAATTAAAAAGGATAGTGTCATGGTATTCGACACTTCCACGCCATCTATTGCTACAAAACTAGGGTTGTTTATGTATGACCTTgagatgaaattaaaattgcCATCAGGAAACATTTGTTATGAATTTAGAGCACTCGAAAGTATTCTAATCAGTGTGATGAGTTATTTGGAAGCAGATTTGAGGAATCACTTGCAAGGATGTGGGCTTATTTTAGCTGAGctagaagatgaaattgatagaaACAAATTGCAAGATCTTTTAATCAAACTGAAGAAATTATCCAGTTTTTATCAAAAGGCTGTTTTAATTAGAAATGTTTTAGAAGAACTCTTAGATAATGACGAGGACTTAGCCGGAATGTATTTAACAGATCCTATAAAATTTGATCCAACCATTGAAAATCCTACTGATTTCGCAGATTTAGAAATGATGTTAGAATCGTACTATAAACAATGTGACGAGTTCGTTCAGCAAGCAGGATCGTTGataaatgatatcaaaGCTACCGAAGAAATTGTAAACATTATCTTGGATACTAATAGAAATTCACTTATgttatttgaattgaaaataacgGTTTACACTCTAGGATTTACAGTAGCCACGTTATTGCCTGCTTTCTATGgtatgaatttgaaaaactaCATCGAAGAATCAACATTTGGTTTCGGTGCCGTTGCAGTCTTTTCAATTATACAGGGTCTTTTAATTATTATGTTAAGTTTCCGTAAATTACGAAAGGTTCAAAAATTAACAATGATGGATGGTGCTGGTAATCATTTGCACCACAGTTCAAGCCCTATTggattaatgaataaagataaatGGTATTATAGACTATTCTATGGGAACAGACATACCAAATATGATAGACCAACCCCAAAGGAAAGTGATGTAATATGGAGAATGATTAATGACGACAAACCACTAAAATAG
- a CDS encoding DEHA2B05588p (weakly similar to uniprot|P46669 Saccharomyces cerevisiae YOR340c RPA43 RNA polymerase I subunit A43) produces MYLLHKNLLIFLLCSAAQNFSIFFDFSSYKSYKSIYYFNFRIYIYIYKYIQIIMSVDTNNGYNTSNEPQFKKRKQFIVPKSTNPIGDEGISECFQKFTTSLYVSLAPCHISNPINGVKSQHLDPLIMSYFPKAKGVCLAYSNIKISDDNVTKDTDDNTITVAKVTDSSPFTFLWVSVDFLIWRPQVGDTLEGYIYMQTASHIGLLVHDTFNASIKKFNIPVDWNFIPSQEDEYSEEVNDSNKFKSFGYWADENNVKIEGKLKFTIKSIHTTGKVVSLDGTLIKPGSERDAQPIFRERRSSSSSITTSQPGKHKKFDEEDIPTVTEIPEPKEDDLSTLPGYSKQSDDEEEDSAVVNNSDSEEDSD; encoded by the coding sequence ATGTATTTGTTGCATAAGaatcttctaatttttttgctTTGCAGTGCGGctcaaaatttttcaattttttttgacTTCTCATCTTATAAGTCTTACAAACTGATTTATTACTTCAACtttagaatatatatatacatttataaatatatacaaataatCATGTCAGTTGATACCAATAATGGGTATAACACATCTAATGAACCACAATTTAAAAAAAGAAAGCAATTCATAGTTCCAAAAAGTACTAATCCAATTGGTGATGAAGGTATCTCTGAATgctttcaaaaatttacaaCATCCTTATATGTATCGTTAGCACCATGTCATATATCTAACCCCATTAACGGTGTTAAATCACAACATTTAGATCCTTTGATCATGTCATACTTTCCAAAAGCTAAAGGGGTTTGTTTAGCGTAttcaaatatcaaaatatctgATGACAATGTTACAAAAGATACAGATGACAATACCATCACTGTTGCTAAGGTAACAGATTCATCTCCATTCACGTTCTTATGGGTATCAGTAGACTTTTTAATATGGAGACCTCAAGTTGGAGATACATTGGAAGGGTATATTTACATGCAAACTGCGTCGCATATAGGTTTGTTAGTCCACGATACATTCAACGCttcaattaaaaaattcaacatCCCAGTTGATTGGAATTTTATACCAAGTcaagaagatgaatattCCGAAGAAGTCAAcgattctaataaatttaaatcatttggATATTGGGctgatgaaaataatgttAAGATTGAAggtaaattgaaatttactattaaatcaattcatACTACAGGCAAAGTGGTTTCATTAGATGGTACTTTGATAAAGCCAGGCTCGGAAAGAGACGCACAACCTATTTTCAGAGAACGTCgttcatcatcatcatcgatCACTACATCGCAGCCTGGTAAGCATAAAAAATTCGACGAGGAGGATATCCCAACTGTTACCGAAATTCCTGAACCAAAGGAAGATGACTTAAGTACTTTACCTGGCTACTCGAAACAAagtgacgatgaagaagaagatagCGCAGTCGTTAACAATTCGGATTCTGAAGAAGACTCGGATTAG
- a CDS encoding DEHA2B05610p (similar to CA0728|IPF7345 Candida albicans IPF7345), with the protein MATTEDGGEPGYIDSLDAKIIQYQYNITKIQNLIPAIQKLAANASESKELPLVQYAVLLCGSIFAINEGVFSTKLEIIGEFKLFKPVPISISNVVTHIPYDNPDITVKPLSELPSPESGVKCLKSLEELCYSCLQGYQKRLQQAKITKEKSKLLSPDYFGDLESMLKDQIFDNGDNDLTLEHGLLHKLSENTSLLDDENYVEASLTDMDIEMIFTVTGQLRSTLDHLKPNLIPFQKLKTIPKTQQEEYVKLMSDGKYGLHKVLMLTLRLNEIYSILRKVGRKIYFSNYQHLYDYKLAFQSSNSNYFKLNLLKEVDGLFNATKKNGTLVANLTRFVRQNSRYELSYKTLLDFSNFVNQAYIMIENMVFKFEEFGFNWISSELRFRKVYGLPKKALIDVFQKIKESKNKLQEGTDASEPRKSTTADSKPTRSVNNSRTGNPQKKESENKESDNKESDNKESDNKESENKNSTDNLEKFPDIDEVTPKSIEQDLKKLELNDSSPSKGSRSSSISSQSSNSSTNKFSVKPTKRKLSSSQNPRNSMLPSPMSKASNPLNQRPSSMLFMNSNSSLSSFPSSTRMEINAATTTTPSGRRRSTSSPISPKVTILQDNTHKATSGAAAALARSNSLKSPNSPLRSPSGSISSPSNLRSPSGAIKRSGSQTRSGNGTQQQQISSPSPKSKQNPLIAVEEEDNSGTTSAKPLTANQRLQLHLRQATKSGTLMTQQKETLTSVVFDPSEPSTFNLRRSVESPTTKESSDLPTQQQAPILSQGPAPNQPQTRDQVTRRNTRRNSVTPQLGNPASPNNSSVTTINAQNTSESSVSSASSEDNSTASQIKKVRFTGVPEYSELEDAPRTYANRLLKNFAVFKAPPNKPGFKRKDQLLKTEESLSLRSHLRDSSAGAFSPPPQTGLSKFRNKLL; encoded by the coding sequence ATGGCCACAACCGAAGACGGAGGTGAACCAGGGTACATAGATTCACTCGACGCCAAAATCATTCAGTATCAATACAACATTACTAAGATACAGAACTTGATTCCAGCAATACAGAAACTAGCAGCAAATGCATCGGAATCGAAGGAGTTGCCATTGGTACAATACGCGGTTTTGTTATGTGGGAGCATATTTGCCATAAATGAGGGAGTATTTAGCACGAAGTTGGAAATAATAGGGGAATTCAAGCTTTTCAAACCTGTACCTATTAGTATTTCCAATGTTGTAACACATATACCGTATGATAATCCTGATATTACTGTCAAACCGTTATCTGAGTTGCCCAGCCCAGAATCGGGGGTAAAGTGTTTGAAGTCATTGGAGGAATTGTGCTACAGTTGCTTACAAGGATACCAGAAAAGATTGCAGCAGGCTAAGATCACGAAGGAAAAACTGAAGCTATTATCGCCTGATTATTTCGGTGACTTAGAATCGATGTTGAAGgaccaaatatttgataatggCGACAACGATTTGACTTTAGAACATGGATTATTGCATAAATTGTCAGAGAATACATCGTTGttggatgatgaaaattaCGTGGAAGCTTCTTTAACAGATATGGACATCGAAATGATTTTCACCGTTACAGGGCAATTGCGCTCCACTCTAGACCATTTGAAACCGAACCTCATTCCTTTCCAGAAGTTGAAAACGATCCCAAAGACACAACAGGAGGAATATGTCAAGTTGATGTCGGATGGAAAATATGGATTACATAAAGTATTAATGTTGACTTTGAGATTAAATGAGATATATTCCATTTTAAGAAAGGTTGGGCGTAAAATCTATTTTTCAAACTATCAGCACCTTTATGACTATAAATTAGCTTTCCAGTCTAGTAATTCGAATTATTTCAAgttgaatttgttgaagGAAGTGGATGGGTTGTTCAATGCAACTAAAAAAAATGGAACATTAGTTGCGAACTTAACGAGATTTGTTAGGCAGAATTCAAGATACGAATTAAGTTACAAGacattattagatttttctaattttgTCAATCAGGCTTATATCATGATTGAGAATATGGTTTTcaaattcgaagaatttgGATTCAACTGGATCTCGTCGGAACTAAGATTTAGGAAAGTGTATGGATTACCAAAGAAGGCGTTGATAGATGTTTTCCAAAAAATAAAGGAATCAAAAAATAAGCTCCAGGAAGGAACCGATGCTTCAGAACCTAGGAAATCAACAACAGCTGATTCGAAACCCACAAGAAGTGTCAACAATAGTAGAACTGGAAATCCccaaaagaaagaatcagaaaacaaagaatcAGATAACAAAGAATCAGATAACAAAGAATCAGATAACAAAGAATcagaaaacaaaaattcTACAGATAATTTAGAGAAATTCCCTGATATAGACGAAGTCACcccaaaatcaattgaacaagatttgaaaaaattagaaCTAAATGATTCACTGCCTAGTAAGGGATCGCGTTCTTCATCTATATCAAGTCAATCCAGTAATAGCAGCACCAACAAATTTTCAGTCAAGCCAACTAAGCGAAAGTTATCGTCTTCCCAAAATCCCAGAAATTCTATGTTGCCTCTGCCAATGTCCAAGGCGTCAAATCCACTTAACCAAAGGCCAAGTTCAATGCTATTCATGAActcaaattcatcattatccaGTTTTCCATCTTCTACACGAATGGAGATAAATGCAGCTACTACAACTACTCCATCTGGTCGTCGGAGGTCAACGTCTCTGCCAATTAGTCCGAAAGTGACTATTTTGCAAGATAATACACATAAAGCTACATCAGGTGCCGCTGCAGCATTGGCAAGAAGCAATAGCTTAAAATCACCTAATTCTCCCTTACGTTCGCCGTCTGGGTCTATTAGTTCGCCGTCAAATTTGAGATCTCCATCAGGCGCAATAAAAAGACTGGGATCCCAAACGAGACTGGGGAATGGAACtcaacaacagcaaatTTCGTCTCCATCACCTAAAAGTAAACAGAATCCACTAATTGCGGTtgaggaagaagataatagCGGTACCACGTCTGCCAAACCATTAACTGCAAACCAAAGGTTACAATTACATTTGAGACAAGCAACAAAATCTGGTACACTTATGACGCAACAAAAGGAAACTTTAACATCAGTTGTATTCGATCCAAGCGAACCATCTACGTTTAATTTGCGCAGATCTGTTGAGTCTCCCACAACTAAGGAATCCTCAGATCTACCTACGCAGCAACAAGCACCGATATTATCACAGGGCCCCGCTCCAAACCAACCCCAAACTCGTGATCAAGTAACAAGGAGAAATACAAGGAGAAACAGTGTTACGCCGCAATTGGGCAACCCAGCGTCTCCAAACAATTCTTCAGTGACAACAATTAATGCTCAAAATACGTCTGAATCGTCTGTATCGTCAGCATCTTCGGAAGATAATAGTACAGCTTCACAAATTAAAAAGGTCAGGTTTACGGGTGTTCCTGAGTATTCAGAACTAGAAGATGCACCAAGAACCTATGCGAATAGATTGTTAAAAAATTTTGCAGTATTCAAAGCTCCACCAAATAAGCCTGGGTTTAAGAGAAAGGATCAGTTATTAAAAACAGAAGAAAGTTTGTCATTAAGATCTCATCTCCGTGACTCATCAGCGGGGGCCTTTAGTCCACCACCTCAGACTGGATTGTCCAAGTTTAGGAATAAATTACTTTGA
- a CDS encoding DEHA2B05632p (weakly similar to uniprot|P39731 Saccharomyces cerevisiae YAL034w-A MTW1 essential component of the MIND kinetochore complex), whose amino-acid sequence MSATDYRATALLTEHFGFPPLALIDDVINAVNDIMYKCTQAMETYLNERQQKRLEETMKEKNSDEDVVMEGPEDTPSAIPDDEIQLGTAKLETLLESQVDKNFDKFELYALRNIFTVPSDLVRDGWVRLMHHEGIEYQKDEDSSKLDEEIEKLIKFINMELSLRKILKLQITKANKLVRMLRSFRSCLSFLDHDNNGEKLTAEARSAIKSLSPLDENLYFLLSQVDDLITQVSKMHNKFKNGVSQGGINDMAFTPSVRDRYIQGKSFKLLESIGVLEPDHLQNSQSDILHITDFTSGSDIDNVKQINETLQSVRSPEPQPQPSSG is encoded by the coding sequence ATGAGTGCCACAGATTATAGGGCTACGGCTTTATTGACCGAGCATTTTGGGTTCCCACCACTTGCACTTATCGACGATGTTATAAATGCGGTCAATGACATTATGTATAAGTGCACACAAGCGATGGAGACATATTTAAATGAGAGACAGCAAAAACGACTAGAAGAGACGATGAAGGAGAAGAATAGTGATGAGGACGTTGTGATGGAAGGTCCGGAGGATACGCCGTCTGCAATTCCGGATGACGAAATACAACTAGGCACGGCCAAGTTGGAGACGTTGTTGGAGAGTCAAGTTGACAAAAATTTCGACAAGTTCGAATTGTACGCATTGAGAAACATTTTCACAGTCCCATCGGACTTGGTGAGGGATGGATGGGTGAGGTTGATGCACCACGAAGGTATAGAATACCAGAAAGATGAGGATTCGCTGAAACTagacgaagaaattgaaaagttgatCAAGTTCATAAACATGGAATTAAGCCTCCGCAAGATTCTAAAGCTTCAAATAACAAAGGCTAACAAGCTTGTGCGGATGCTCAGACTGTTTCGTCTGTGTTTGAGCTTCTTGGACCACGATAATaatggtgaaaaattgacGGCCGAGGCACGTCTGGCGATAAAATCTCTTTCTCCTTTGGATGAAAACTTGTACTTCTTGCTATCACAAGTGGACGACTTAATAACCCAAGTCCTGAAGATGCATAACAAGTTTAAGAATGGCGTTTCGCAAGGTGGAATTAATGACATGGCCTTTACGCCTTCCGTGAGAGATAGATATATACAGGGCAAGTCTTTCAAGTTACTAGAGAGTATTGGAGTTTTGGAACCAGACCATCTCCAAAACTCCCAGAGTGATATTTTGCATATTACAGATTTCACTTCTGGTTCAGACATCGACAACGTGaaacaaattaatgaaacaTTGCAGTCAGTAAGGCTGCCCGAACCCCAACCGCAACCTTCTTCTGGATAA
- a CDS encoding DEHA2B05654p (no similarity), with protein sequence MAGTLKPDPAFQRFNAAKESFGTYFRFTPKSIAFNLLMMGAVPAGLAYYAYSSDGQSPLRRLYRTSPILGGEEYVPRDKDL encoded by the coding sequence ATGGCAGGCACATTGAAACCAGATCCAGCATTTCAAAGATTCAACGCTGCAAAAGAATCATTTGGAACTTATTTCCGTTTTACCCCAAAATCAATCGCATTCAACTTGTTAATGATGGGAGCTGTTCCAGCAGGTTTAGCATACTATGCTTATTCTAGTGATGGACAATCACCTTTGAGAAGATTATACAGAACTAGTCCAATTTTAGGTGGTGAGGAATACGTTCCAAGAGATAAAGACTTATAA
- a CDS encoding DEHA2B05676p (weakly similar to uniprot|P33748 Saccharomyces cerevisiae YMR037C MSN2 transcriptional activator), giving the protein MSFHQYIPTKETASQISTEPIPYNVQANHINGGAINNQSLQYSPTNEQFHPMPPQQIVRQQMVDSSPTSVSHEMFQSPTQLSSQMNRFHLQTPTTDCSPVFSNNNKNGSNNTPVYQTVTPINSIPRSNYQNQYVFSQNAHTTPVMVGQPNMNMSPTTNTHMHNQSANQHLVQQHFLMQQQQLMSQNNQFVPANPMNQNIEHKVAKQVDNDKKVTRSRKSSVTKPAKPKKPSKSKKDSFSSLEDLRASEVYEYDKEITIDDLLKDDPLLELTSPVVPEDGSHDNSLFSSFIDYEDISQPQPNFVGLGLDLDFSLSAIMNDPSANESTAKSNSNLSLCKRPSTPEQDKSIELFVSPKKKSSSSPKSSSTTSNSPTKLSSDKLFQKPDTFIGAMPRSASNSSINTTPTNKNQPSFSLSECSNTFPVNSHTTNNFSFVIERESFSVQSNSNSKLRRKSLPKINQKVNERPTMKKTSSVTDASIVKPNSHPPLAHHNSSSSLVTSPKVLRNMKSGMLSFQLDLNNNGNK; this is encoded by the coding sequence ATGAGTTTTCATCAGTATATTCCAACCAAAGAAACGGCTTCGCAGATATCGACTGAGCCTATTCCGTACAATGTTCAGGCTAATCATATAAATGGAGGAGCCATAAATAATCAATCGCTACAATATTCTCCTACTAATGAACAATTTCACCCCATGCCACCCCAACAGATAGTTCGGCAGCAGATGGTGGATAGTTCGCCCACATCTGTCTCGCATGAAATGTTTCAGAGCCCAACTCAGTTATCGTCGCAGATGAATAGATTTCATTTGCAAACCCCCACCACCGACTGCAGTCCAGTATTTTCTAACAACAATAAAAACGGCTCCAATAACACGCCTGTCTACCAGACAGTGACCCCGATCAATAGTATACCACGAAGTAATTATCAGAATCAGTATGTGTTTTCGCAGAATGCACATACGACGCCCGTAATGGTGGGACAACCTAACATGAATATGTCGCCTACTACAAATACCCACATGCACAATCAACTGGCGAACCAACACTTGGTTCAGCAACATTTTTTGatgcagcagcagcagTTGATGTCTCAGAACAACCAATTTGTTCCTGCAAACCCTATGAACCAGAATATTGAGCATAAAGTAGCAAAACAAgtagataatgataaaaaggTTACACGCAGCAGAAAATCTAGTGTCACGAAGCCTGCAAAGCCAAAGAAACCTTCAAAGTCCAAAAAGGATTCATTTTCCAGCTTGGAGGATTTAAGAGCGTCGGAGGTGTACGAATACGATAAGGAAATCACGATCGATGActtattgaaagatgatCCTTTGCTTGAGTTAACAAGTCCCGTAGTCCCCGAGGACGGAAGCCACGACAACAGCTTGTTTTCGAGCTTTATTGATTACGAAGATATATCTCAACCGCAGCCGAACTTTGTTGGGTTGGGGTTAGATTTGGATTTTAGTTTGAGCGCAATCATGAATGATCCCTCAGCGAACGAGAGTACTGCTAAATCCAATTCAAATCTATCATTATGTAAGAGACCTTCTACTCCAGAACAAGATAAACTGATCGAATTATTCGTATCTCCTAAAAAGAAGTCATCATCGTCTCCAAAATCATCGAGTACAACTTCCAACTCACCCACTAAACTCTCGCTggataaattatttcagAAACCAGACACATTTATCGGAGCCATGCCACGATCAgcatcaaattcttcaatcaaTACAACTCCTACGAACAAAAACCAACCTAGCTTTTCATTGAGCGAATGTTCGAATACGTTCCCGGTGAACTCACATACCACTAATAATTTCTCGTTTGTTATCGAAAGGGAATCGTTTTCGGTGCAATCCAATTCAAACTCCAAGTtaagaagaaaatcatTACCCAAAATTAACCAGAAGGTAAACGAAAGACCAACCATGAAGAAAACAAGCAGCGTGACTGATGCCAGTATAGTTAAACCTAACAGCCATCCGCCTTTAGCTCACCATAATTCTTCTAGTTCTTTAGTTACTTCGCCCAAGGTCTTGAGAAACATGAAATCAGGTATGTTACTGTTTCAGCTCgacttgaataataatgggAATAAATGA
- a CDS encoding DEHA2B05698p (similar to uniprot|Q99326 Saccharomyces cerevisiae YOR338w): MSVMYHPLARTINQRGNSGCLTPNNQIEAEANSPTISKQDNFYKPSSSNTTTSSASGGSTILSPPLSPYQRNSTTTNDSIEENNTAQGGALTKNYVLSSSPFKIENYKKYELKVNAWNGLDSNYKAKQFKFLEQYSIISAKEKSQPQPNRRITNRKREFNSDSDSEFTNTERVRTRRIAKESSVAGSGVSDIESSRNSSQSPSPRKKKARKEASYTGSPLAIQQASFIDENIPDYSPDVSTLPKGNNRSLKVEWKGQPMDLRNDPNADKIHPAEVLLASTLRLPCNVYLDSKRRLFYEKVNRMKSGMQFRRTDAQKACRIDVNKASRLFAAFEKVGWLNDVHFTKYL, encoded by the coding sequence ATGTCAGTAATGTATCACCCACTAGCTAGGACTATCAATCAGAGAGGGAATTCCGGATGCTTGACCCCAAATAATCAGATAGAGGCCGAAGCAAACTCACCCACAATTAGTAAGCAAGATAACTTTTATAAGCCAAGTAGTAGCAATACTACTACATCTAGTGCCAGTGGAGGTAGCACGATTTTGAGTCCGCCATTGTCACCATATCAGAGAAATAGCACCACCACTAATGACAGTATTGAAGAGAATAATACCGCACAAGGTGGTGCATTGACCAAGAACTATGTTTTGAGTTCGAGTCCGTTCAAGATAGAGAACTACAAGAAATACGAATTGAAGGTGAATGCATGGAACGGGCTTGATTCGAATTACAAGGCCAAGCAATTCAAGTTTCTCGAGCAGTATTCGATCATTTCAGCGAAAGAGAAGTCGCAGCCACAGCCAAATAGAAGAATAACGAACCGCAAAAGGGAATTCAATTCAGATAGCGATTCTGAATTTACCAACACAGAGAGAGTGCGGACCAGGAGAATAGCGAAAGAGAGTTCTGTCGCTGGAAGCGGTGTGTCGGACATCGAATCGTCGAGAAACAGTTCACAGTCACCATCTccaagaaagaagaaggcCAGAAAAGAGGCTTCTTACACCGGGTCACCATTGGCGATCCAGCAGGCATCTTTCATAGACGAGAACATCCCTGATTACTCTCCGGATGTTTCGACGTTACCCAAGGGCAATAACAGAAGCTTGAAGGTCGAGTGGAAAGGACAGCCAATGGACTTGAGGAACGATCCAAATGCAGACAAAATACATCCGGCAGAGGTCTTGTTAGCTTCGACATTGAGATTGCCATGTAATGTGTATCTTGATTCGAAGAGAAGGTTGTTTTACGAGAAGGTCAATCGTATGAAGAGTGGCATGCAATTCAGGCGTACAGATGCGCAAAAGGCCTGTAGGATCGATGTCAACAAGGCCAGTAGACTATTTGCAGCTTTCGAAAAGGTTGGATGGTTAAACGACGTTCATTTCACGAAATATTTGTAA